One Acidiferrobacter thiooxydans DNA window includes the following coding sequences:
- the rplE gene encoding 50S ribosomal protein L5: protein MTSRLQDLYENTIRPELMARFGYKNPMQVPRVVKVTLNMGVGEALADKKVIENAVADMQAIGGQKPIVTRARKSVAAFKVREDWPIGCKVTLRRTRMYDFLDRLISVALPRVRDFRGLPGRSFDGQGNYSLGIKEQIIFPEIEYDKIDAIRGMDITITTTAKTDDEARALLTAFRLPIRV, encoded by the coding sequence ATGACGAGCAGGCTTCAGGATCTGTACGAAAACACCATTCGGCCCGAACTCATGGCGCGCTTCGGATACAAGAATCCGATGCAGGTGCCGCGCGTAGTCAAGGTGACGCTCAATATGGGCGTGGGCGAGGCGCTGGCGGACAAGAAGGTGATCGAGAACGCGGTGGCGGACATGCAGGCCATCGGCGGGCAGAAGCCGATCGTGACGCGCGCGCGCAAATCGGTGGCGGCATTCAAAGTGCGCGAGGATTGGCCGATCGGCTGCAAGGTGACGCTGCGGCGCACGCGCATGTACGATTTCCTGGACCGGCTGATCAGCGTGGCGCTGCCGCGTGTGCGCGATTTCCGAGGCCTACCGGGCCGATCGTTTGATGGCCAGGGGAATTACTCGCTCGGCATCAAGGAGCAGATCATCTTTCCCGAGATCGAATACGACAAGATCGACGCGATCCGCGGGATGGACATTACCATAACGACAACGGCCAAGACCGATGACGAGGCGCGAGCCCTGCTGACGGCCTTCCGGTTGCCGATTCGCGTTTAA
- the rpsN gene encoding 30S ribosomal protein S14 — MAKKSKILRNRQRMAVVAKYAQRRAELKAASVNMRLSEEERQQALAALAKQPRNACPVRVRNRCYMTGRSRGYYRKFGLGRNKLREMMMRGEIPGVVKASW, encoded by the coding sequence ATGGCGAAGAAGTCGAAGATATTGCGTAACCGGCAGCGCATGGCGGTGGTGGCGAAGTATGCGCAGCGGCGCGCGGAACTGAAGGCGGCGTCGGTCAACATGCGCCTGTCTGAGGAAGAGCGCCAGCAGGCGTTGGCGGCGCTCGCGAAGCAGCCCCGAAACGCCTGTCCGGTGCGCGTGCGCAACCGCTGTTACATGACGGGGCGTTCGCGGGGCTATTATCGGAAGTTCGGGCTCGGGCGCAACAAGCTGCGCGAGATGATGATGCGCGGGGAGATCCCGGGCGTGGTGAAGGCAAGCTGGTAG
- the rpsH gene encoding 30S ribosomal protein S8, with product MMNDPIADMLTRIRNAQRAEKVSVRMMASKPKLALAKILKEEGYVNDFRVIEGAKPELEIELKYYAGRPVIARIDRVSRGGRRVYRSHDALPTVDGGLGIAVVSTSKGMMTDRAARSAGLGGEIVCVVV from the coding sequence ATGATGAACGATCCCATAGCAGATATGCTGACCCGCATTCGCAATGCGCAACGTGCCGAGAAGGTCAGTGTGCGGATGATGGCGTCCAAACCGAAGCTCGCCTTGGCAAAGATCCTGAAAGAGGAAGGGTACGTAAACGACTTCCGGGTCATCGAGGGCGCGAAGCCCGAGCTCGAGATCGAGCTCAAGTATTATGCCGGGCGTCCGGTGATTGCGCGCATCGATCGCGTAAGTCGGGGCGGTAGGCGCGTGTACCGGTCACACGACGCCCTGCCCACCGTTGATGGGGGCCTGGGAATCGCCGTGGTGTCGACCTCGAAGGGCATGATGACGGATCGCGCGGCTCGTAGCGCCGGGCTCGGCGGCGAGATCGTGTGCGTGGTGGTTTAA
- the rplF gene encoding 50S ribosomal protein L6 — protein MSRVAKNPVSLPSGVALSRNGADVTIKGPKGELAHRVHELVDIEQDGNVLRIVATDDSTLANALSGTTRALVQNMVTGVTKGFERRLTIVGVGYRAAVQGHKLNLTLGFSHPVVYDIPAGITIETPSQTEIVIKGADKQRVGQVAAEVRGYRPPEPYKGKGVRYSDEVVVKKEAKKK, from the coding sequence ATGTCGCGAGTTGCGAAAAATCCAGTGAGTCTGCCGTCGGGCGTGGCATTGAGCCGCAACGGCGCGGATGTCACGATCAAGGGGCCGAAGGGCGAGCTGGCGCACCGTGTCCATGAGCTGGTGGACATCGAGCAGGACGGGAATGTGCTGCGCATCGTGGCCACTGACGACTCGACTTTGGCCAATGCCCTGTCGGGTACCACGCGGGCGCTCGTGCAGAACATGGTGACGGGCGTGACCAAGGGATTCGAGCGCCGCCTTACGATTGTCGGCGTAGGTTATCGCGCGGCGGTGCAGGGTCACAAGCTCAACCTGACATTGGGATTTTCGCATCCGGTCGTGTATGACATCCCGGCGGGTATCACCATCGAGACCCCGAGCCAGACGGAGATCGTGATCAAGGGGGCCGACAAGCAGCGCGTGGGCCAGGTTGCCGCCGAGGTGCGTGGCTATAGGCCGCCGGAGCCCTACAAGGGTAAGGGCGTGCGCTATAGCGACGAGGTGGTGGTGAAGAAAGAAGCGAAGAAGAAGTAA
- the rplR gene encoding 50S ribosomal protein L18, whose protein sequence is MKDKVATRKRRAFRGRRRIAALGVQRLCVHRTPRHMYAQIIGPDSRVLASASTVEVEVRKDLKTGGNVDAARLVGRRIAEKAKAAGVVKVAFDRSGFRYHGRIQALADAAREGGLEF, encoded by the coding sequence ATGAAAGACAAAGTAGCAACACGCAAGCGGCGGGCGTTCCGGGGTCGTAGGCGGATCGCGGCGCTGGGTGTGCAGAGATTGTGCGTGCACCGTACGCCCCGGCATATGTATGCGCAGATCATAGGGCCGGATAGCCGGGTGCTGGCCAGTGCGTCCACGGTCGAGGTCGAGGTGCGCAAGGACCTGAAGACCGGTGGGAACGTGGATGCCGCACGGCTCGTCGGCCGGCGTATCGCCGAAAAGGCGAAGGCGGCGGGGGTGGTGAAGGTGGCGTTCGACCGGTCCGGGTTCCGCTATCACGGGCGTATACAGGCCCTGGCGGACGCGGCGCGTGAAGGCGGGCTGGAGTTTTAA
- the rpsE gene encoding 30S ribosomal protein S5 produces MAAGGTESDGYSDNLQEKLISINRVAKVVKGGRQFGFAALTVVGDGDGRVGIGQGKAREVPVAVQKAMDDARRNMVRVHLKNGTLHYGVTANHGASRVVMRPASEGTGIIAGGAMRALFEVAGVRNVLAKALGSTNPINVVRATLKALLDVSNPAEIAAKRGKTVEEITGG; encoded by the coding sequence GTGGCGGCAGGCGGGACGGAGTCGGACGGTTATAGCGATAACCTCCAGGAAAAGCTCATCAGCATCAATCGCGTGGCCAAGGTCGTCAAGGGTGGCCGGCAGTTCGGGTTTGCCGCGTTGACGGTGGTCGGTGATGGTGATGGACGCGTGGGCATAGGGCAGGGTAAGGCCCGCGAGGTGCCGGTGGCTGTGCAGAAGGCAATGGATGATGCGCGGCGCAACATGGTGCGTGTGCACCTGAAGAACGGCACGCTGCATTACGGCGTCACCGCCAATCACGGGGCCTCGCGCGTGGTCATGAGGCCGGCCTCCGAGGGTACCGGGATCATCGCCGGTGGCGCAATGCGCGCCTTGTTTGAGGTCGCGGGGGTGCGCAACGTGTTGGCCAAGGCTCTGGGCTCCACCAATCCGATCAATGTGGTGCGGGCGACCTTGAAGGCCTTGCTGGATGTGAGTAATCCGGCGGAGATTGCCGCCAAGCGCGGCAAGACCGTCGAAGAGATCACGGGCGGTTAG
- the rpmD gene encoding 50S ribosomal protein L30, translating into MAKKQMKVTLVRSMFGTGARHQACVRGLGLRRLHHSVLVEDSAATRGMVRKVAYMVKCEEVA; encoded by the coding sequence ATGGCAAAAAAGCAGATGAAGGTCACTCTGGTGCGCAGCATGTTCGGGACCGGTGCCCGCCACCAGGCGTGTGTGCGCGGGCTTGGCTTGCGGCGCTTGCATCATAGCGTGCTGGTCGAAGACAGTGCGGCGACCCGGGGCATGGTGCGCAAGGTTGCCTATATGGTGAAGTGTGAGGAGGTGGCCTGA
- the rplO gene encoding 50S ribosomal protein L15 produces MRLNTIKPDPHRTAPRRVGRGGGSGLGKTCGRGHKGQRARAGGYHKVGFEGGQMPLQRRLPKFGFRSAKAADTAAVRLGELHGFDGTVDLAGLKAANVVAATALRARVFLSGTIDKALVLKGIAVTKGVRAAIEAAGGRVED; encoded by the coding sequence ATGCGCCTGAATACCATTAAACCCGATCCGCATCGGACGGCGCCGCGGCGCGTGGGACGGGGTGGCGGTTCCGGTCTCGGCAAGACCTGCGGCCGCGGGCATAAGGGCCAGCGGGCGCGCGCCGGCGGCTACCATAAGGTCGGGTTCGAGGGCGGACAGATGCCCTTGCAGCGGCGCCTGCCGAAATTTGGGTTCCGCTCGGCGAAGGCCGCCGACACGGCCGCGGTGCGGCTGGGGGAGTTGCATGGATTCGACGGGACAGTGGATCTCGCGGGGTTGAAGGCCGCGAACGTAGTGGCGGCGACGGCATTGCGGGCGCGCGTATTCCTGTCGGGCACGATCGATAAGGCATTGGTGCTGAAGGGGATCGCCGTAACCAAGGGCGTGCGCGCCGCCATCGAAGCGGCAGGCGGCCGAGTCGAGGACTGA
- the secY gene encoding preprotein translocase subunit SecY, whose translation MAARDAKRQGALTPGMLGRLSDLKQRLLFLLGALVVFRVGTHIPVPGINAVALAALFQRASGSIIGMFNMFSGGALQRLSVFALGIMPYISASIVIQILTPVIPKLDELRKDGGEAGRRKLTQYTRYGTVLLAAFQGLGISIALEHQTAGGVPVVMAPGIGFELFTMITLVAGTMFLMWLGEQITERGIGNGISMIIFAGIVAGLPQAIGSTLELASNGSFQPLFVLLLFVVALAVTAFVVFVERGQRRVTVTYAKRQQGRKIFGGQTTHLPLKVNTAGVIPPIFASSMILFPTMAANWFGQAKGMGWLHTVAAALAPGQPVYLIVFTVAVMFFSFFYTAMIMDPKDTADNLKKSGAFIPGIRPGEQTRRYIDDVMSRLTLSGGIYITLVSLLPEFLILKWNVPFYFGGTSLLIIVVVSMDFMAQVQAHLMSHQYESLLKKANLTGGVSGLPK comes from the coding sequence ATGGCCGCAAGGGACGCGAAACGCCAGGGGGCGCTGACGCCCGGAATGCTCGGGCGCTTGAGCGACCTAAAGCAGCGCTTGCTATTTTTGCTGGGCGCCTTGGTGGTGTTTCGTGTCGGGACGCACATACCGGTGCCGGGGATCAACGCCGTGGCGCTCGCAGCGCTTTTCCAGCGCGCGAGCGGTTCCATCATCGGGATGTTCAACATGTTCTCGGGCGGCGCGCTGCAGCGATTGTCGGTATTCGCGCTCGGTATCATGCCGTACATCTCGGCGTCGATCGTCATCCAGATCCTGACGCCGGTGATCCCGAAGCTCGATGAGCTGCGCAAGGATGGCGGGGAGGCGGGGAGGCGCAAGCTGACCCAGTACACCCGCTACGGGACGGTGCTGTTGGCGGCGTTTCAAGGGCTTGGGATCTCGATTGCCCTGGAGCACCAGACCGCGGGTGGCGTGCCGGTGGTGATGGCCCCGGGGATCGGTTTCGAGCTCTTTACGATGATCACGCTCGTGGCCGGTACCATGTTCCTGATGTGGCTTGGGGAGCAGATCACCGAGCGCGGCATTGGCAACGGGATCTCGATGATCATCTTTGCCGGCATCGTGGCGGGTCTGCCGCAGGCCATCGGCAGCACTCTGGAGCTTGCCAGCAACGGCTCCTTTCAGCCGTTGTTCGTGTTGCTCTTGTTTGTGGTGGCGCTCGCGGTGACGGCCTTTGTGGTGTTCGTCGAGCGTGGACAGCGGCGGGTGACGGTGACGTACGCCAAGCGCCAGCAAGGGCGCAAGATTTTCGGGGGTCAGACGACGCATCTGCCGCTCAAGGTGAATACCGCGGGCGTGATCCCGCCGATTTTCGCATCGAGCATGATCCTGTTTCCGACCATGGCGGCGAACTGGTTTGGGCAGGCCAAGGGCATGGGATGGCTGCATACGGTGGCGGCGGCGCTGGCCCCGGGCCAACCGGTATATCTGATCGTATTTACGGTCGCGGTGATGTTTTTTTCGTTCTTTTACACCGCGATGATCATGGACCCGAAGGATACCGCGGATAACCTGAAGAAGTCGGGGGCGTTCATTCCCGGCATCCGGCCGGGTGAGCAGACGCGGCGTTATATCGATGACGTCATGTCACGGCTGACGTTGTCGGGGGGGATCTATATTACCCTGGTGTCCTTGCTGCCGGAGTTTTTGATCTTGAAGTGGAACGTGCCGTTTTATTTCGGAGGCACGTCGCTGCTCATCATCGTGGTGGTGAGCATGGATTTCATGGCACAGGTGCAGGCGCATCTGATGTCGCATCAATACGAGAGTTTGTTGAAAAAGGCGAACCTCACGGGCGGAGTGAGCGGGCTACCTAAGTAG
- the rpmJ gene encoding 50S ribosomal protein L36 — MKVRASVKKLCRNCKIVRRKGVVRIVCSDARHKQRQG; from the coding sequence ATGAAAGTCAGGGCATCGGTGAAGAAGCTGTGCCGTAATTGCAAGATCGTGCGGCGTAAAGGGGTTGTCCGGATCGTGTGTAGCGACGCGCGCCATAAGCAGCGCCAAGGCTAG
- the rpsM gene encoding 30S ribosomal protein S13, whose amino-acid sequence MARIAGINIPNHKHVEIGLTSIYGIGRQRSRQICDAAGVALNAKVKDLTDAEVEKIRAEVGKLVVEGDLRRTVSMNIKRLMDIGSYRGMRHRRGLPVRGQRTKTNARTRKGPRKGIRK is encoded by the coding sequence ATGGCCCGTATCGCAGGCATCAATATTCCGAACCACAAGCATGTCGAGATCGGACTTACGTCGATCTATGGCATAGGGCGGCAGCGTTCCCGGCAGATCTGTGATGCCGCGGGCGTGGCGCTGAACGCCAAGGTCAAGGATCTGACGGACGCCGAGGTGGAGAAGATCCGTGCCGAGGTCGGCAAGCTCGTGGTCGAGGGCGATTTACGGCGGACCGTGTCCATGAACATCAAGCGCCTCATGGATATCGGCAGTTACCGCGGCATGCGCCACAGGCGCGGGCTGCCGGTGCGCGGACAGCGTACCAAGACCAACGCGCGCACGCGCAAGGGCCCGCGCAAGGGCATTCGGAAGTGA
- the rpsK gene encoding 30S ribosomal protein S11: MATNSPAAGKVKKRVKKNVAEGVAHIQASFNNTVITITDRQGNVLSWATAGGAGFRGSRKSTPFAAQVASDKAGRAAQEFGVKALEIRVKGPGPGRDSAVRALHSAGFEISNIIDVTPIPHNGCRPAKRRRV; this comes from the coding sequence ATGGCGACTAACTCACCCGCAGCAGGCAAGGTCAAGAAGCGCGTCAAGAAGAATGTTGCCGAGGGCGTGGCTCATATCCAGGCGTCTTTCAACAACACGGTCATCACGATCACCGATCGGCAGGGGAACGTGTTGTCGTGGGCGACCGCGGGTGGCGCGGGTTTCCGGGGATCGCGCAAGAGTACGCCGTTTGCCGCGCAGGTGGCATCGGACAAGGCCGGGCGCGCGGCGCAGGAGTTTGGCGTGAAGGCGCTCGAGATTCGCGTGAAGGGACCGGGGCCGGGGCGTGACTCCGCGGTGCGGGCCTTGCATTCGGCGGGTTTCGAGATCAGCAACATTATCGATGTGACGCCGATTCCCCATAACGGTTGTCGGCCGGCCAAGCGCCGGCGCGTCTAG
- the rpsD gene encoding 30S ribosomal protein S4, translating into MARENADAKCRKCRREGGKLFLKGEKCFTDKCPVSKRTYPPGQHGQRRSRLSDYGAQLREKQKLRRIYGVLEAQFANYYSEADRRRGNTGENLLKLLECRLDNVVHRMGFGASRSEARQLVRHNGILVNGKRVNIPAYQLSAQDVIEVSSSAKEQLRVKAALEAAEQRGFPEWLEVDSKAMKGTFKAVPERREMPGEINEQLVIALYSK; encoded by the coding sequence ATGGCCCGTGAGAACGCGGATGCAAAATGCCGGAAATGTCGGCGCGAGGGCGGCAAGCTCTTTCTGAAAGGGGAGAAGTGTTTTACCGACAAATGCCCCGTATCCAAGCGGACCTATCCGCCGGGGCAGCATGGCCAGCGGCGCAGCCGGCTTTCGGATTACGGTGCGCAGCTGCGCGAGAAGCAGAAGCTCCGCCGTATCTACGGGGTGCTCGAGGCGCAGTTCGCCAATTATTATTCCGAGGCGGATCGGCGCCGTGGTAATACCGGCGAGAACCTGCTGAAGCTCCTCGAGTGCCGGCTGGACAACGTGGTGCACAGGATGGGGTTTGGGGCGTCGCGTTCCGAGGCCCGTCAGCTCGTACGGCATAACGGCATCCTTGTGAACGGTAAGCGCGTCAATATTCCGGCCTATCAGCTCTCGGCGCAGGATGTGATCGAAGTGAGCTCCAGTGCCAAGGAGCAATTGCGCGTGAAGGCCGCACTCGAGGCCGCCGAGCAGCGCGGGTTTCCGGAATGGCTGGAGGTCGATAGCAAGGCCATGAAGGGGACCTTCAAGGCCGTGCCAGAGCGTCGCGAAATGCCCGGCGAGATCAACGAGCAGCTCGTCATCGCCTTGTACTCGAAGTAA
- a CDS encoding DNA-directed RNA polymerase subunit alpha — protein MQSSAAEFLKPRNVGVQTLGPTHARITLEPLERGFGHTLGSALRRILLSSMPGCAVTEARIEGVLHEYSTIEGVQEDVIDILLNLKGLAMRMEGRGEARLTIDKTGPGVVTAADVRTDQSVEIVNPAHVIATLTKAVTLKMELTVVAGRGYEPVPARALNEERPLGGMQIDASFSPIRRVAYTVENARVEQRTDLDKLVLDIETNGAIDPEAAVRRAANILRDQMAVFVDLESKGTEIRIEEEPDVNPILLRPVDDLELTVRSANCLKAENIFYIGDLVQKSEMELLKTPNLGKKSLTEIKDVLASHELTLDMKLENWPPASLRNKVPGEGLDR, from the coding sequence ATGCAGAGTTCGGCAGCGGAATTTCTTAAACCTCGCAATGTTGGGGTGCAGACGCTCGGTCCGACGCACGCGCGGATTACCTTGGAGCCGCTGGAGCGCGGCTTTGGCCATACCCTGGGGAGTGCGCTGCGGCGCATCTTGCTGTCGTCCATGCCGGGTTGCGCGGTAACCGAGGCGCGCATCGAAGGCGTGTTGCACGAGTACTCGACGATAGAGGGGGTTCAGGAGGACGTCATCGATATCCTGCTGAATCTGAAGGGGTTGGCCATGCGTATGGAAGGGCGGGGCGAAGCGCGGCTGACGATCGACAAGACCGGGCCGGGTGTCGTGACCGCGGCCGATGTCCGCACCGACCAGAGCGTGGAGATCGTGAATCCGGCGCATGTGATTGCGACGCTCACGAAGGCGGTGACGTTGAAAATGGAGCTCACGGTGGTAGCGGGGCGAGGCTATGAGCCGGTCCCGGCACGTGCCCTGAATGAGGAGCGCCCGCTTGGCGGCATGCAGATCGACGCCTCGTTCAGCCCGATTCGGCGTGTGGCCTATACCGTGGAAAACGCACGCGTCGAGCAGCGCACCGACCTCGATAAGTTGGTGCTCGACATCGAGACCAACGGCGCCATCGATCCGGAGGCCGCAGTACGGCGCGCGGCGAACATCTTGCGCGATCAGATGGCGGTGTTCGTGGATCTGGAGAGCAAGGGGACTGAGATCCGGATCGAGGAAGAGCCGGACGTGAACCCCATTCTGCTGCGGCCGGTCGACGATCTGGAGCTCACGGTGCGATCGGCGAACTGCCTCAAGGCGGAGAATATTTTTTACATCGGCGACCTGGTCCAGAAGAGTGAAATGGAGCTCTTGAAGACCCCGAATCTCGGCAAGAAGTCGCTGACCGAGATCAAGGATGTGCTGGCATCCCACGAGCTCACCCTGGACATGAAGCTGGAGAACTGGCCGCCGGCATCGCTTCGGAACAAGGTTCCGGGCGAGGGTCTGGACCGGTAA
- the rplQ gene encoding 50S ribosomal protein L17, giving the protein MRHGNSGRKFNVTSAHRKALFKNMAVSLFRHEQIVTTLPKAKELRRIAEPLITLGKSATVANRRLAFARLGDREIVGKLFDELGVRYQNRAGGYLRILKMGLRAGDTAPMAVVQLVDRPEKTEAEGTEAAA; this is encoded by the coding sequence ATGCGGCACGGCAATAGCGGACGGAAGTTCAACGTAACGAGCGCGCATCGCAAGGCGCTGTTCAAGAATATGGCGGTGTCGTTGTTTCGGCACGAGCAGATCGTGACGACCTTGCCAAAGGCCAAGGAGCTGCGGCGCATCGCGGAACCGCTCATTACTTTGGGCAAGAGCGCGACGGTCGCGAACCGGCGTCTGGCGTTCGCGCGCTTGGGGGATCGCGAGATCGTCGGGAAGCTGTTCGATGAGCTCGGGGTGCGGTATCAAAATCGCGCGGGCGGCTATCTGCGCATACTGAAGATGGGTCTGCGGGCCGGTGATACCGCGCCTATGGCGGTGGTGCAGCTCGTCGATCGGCCGGAGAAGACCGAGGCCGAAGGGACGGAGGCCGCCGCCTAA
- a CDS encoding glycosyltransferase family 9 protein: MDAFKSVSRILVVRLDNIGDILMLSPAVRMVRRAWPEARVTLMASPAGAAVAGLVPGIDEVFVHRALWQDAHGDMAFDPSREQALVRELARRSFDAALIFTSFSQSPFPPAYACYLAGIPVRIGQSREFGGGVLTHWVRPPADDAHQVDRNLHILREVGIPVVGPDVSVVRISVPRAAHARAQTVLQERGVRGDFVVIAPGATCSARRYPVERYAAVAAGLRQAGRTVVVVGGPKDIARGAAVASASGAVSLCGQTDIAVLAALLARARLLIANDSGPMHLADAVDCPMVILYSGTDRESQWGPRRAPARLLRRPTACAPCYRFTCPYDLECLAIPPEEVVAQALGLWGETLREVADG, from the coding sequence ATGGATGCCTTCAAAAGCGTGTCGCGGATCTTGGTGGTGCGTCTCGATAACATCGGGGACATCCTGATGTTATCGCCGGCAGTGCGCATGGTGCGACGGGCATGGCCGGAGGCGCGGGTGACGCTCATGGCCTCGCCGGCCGGGGCGGCCGTGGCCGGACTGGTGCCGGGTATCGACGAGGTATTCGTGCATCGCGCCCTCTGGCAGGACGCCCATGGCGACATGGCCTTCGACCCGAGCCGTGAACAGGCGCTGGTTCGTGAACTCGCCCGGCGGTCGTTCGATGCGGCGCTGATATTCACAAGTTTTTCGCAAAGCCCATTTCCACCCGCCTATGCCTGCTACCTGGCCGGCATCCCCGTGCGCATCGGTCAATCCCGCGAATTCGGCGGCGGGGTGCTGACGCACTGGGTACGCCCGCCGGCCGACGACGCCCATCAGGTGGATCGGAACCTGCATATCCTGCGTGAGGTCGGCATCCCCGTAGTCGGGCCCGATGTCAGCGTCGTGCGCATCTCGGTGCCGCGGGCCGCGCACGCCCGCGCGCAGACAGTGTTGCAGGAGCGGGGCGTACGCGGGGATTTCGTCGTGATCGCCCCTGGCGCGACCTGTAGCGCGCGCCGCTATCCCGTGGAGCGCTATGCGGCGGTGGCCGCCGGCCTGCGCCAGGCGGGGCGTACGGTCGTCGTGGTGGGCGGCCCCAAGGACATCGCCCGGGGCGCGGCGGTGGCGAGCGCCTCGGGGGCGGTTTCTTTGTGCGGACAGACGGATATCGCGGTGCTCGCGGCGTTGCTCGCGCGCGCCCGGTTGCTTATCGCCAATGATTCAGGGCCGATGCATCTGGCCGATGCGGTTGACTGTCCCATGGTCATCCTGTATTCGGGCACCGATCGCGAATCGCAATGGGGTCCCCGCCGGGCCCCGGCGCGCCTCCTTCGCCGGCCGACCGCCTGTGCCCCCTGCTACCGATTCACATGCCCTTACGATCTCGAGTGCTTGGCGATCCCGCCCGAGGAGGTGGTGGCGCAAGCGCTGGGGTTGTGGGGCGAGACCCTCCGGGAGGTGGCCGATGGTTGA